Sequence from the Rhodanobacter sp. genome:
TCGACGCGCGCCGCATCGTCGACGCGACCGGCCTGCCGCTGCTGGTCGACATCGACACCGGTTGGGGCGGGGCGTTCAACATCGCGCGCACGATCCGTTCGTTCGAGCGCGTCGGCGTGGCTGCGGTGCACATGGAGGACCAGGTCGGCCAGAAGCGCTGCGGTCATCGTCCCGGCAAGGAAGTGGTGTCGAAGGAGGAAATGGTCGACCGCGTGAAAGCGGCCGTGGATGCGCGTACCGACCCTGGCTTCGTGATCATGGCGCGCACCGACGCGGCGGCGGTGGAGGGCATCGATGCAGCCATCGAACGCGCGGTGGCCTACGTCGAGGCTGGCGCCGACATGATCTTCCCCGAGGCGATGAAGACGCTGGACGACTACCGCAAGTTCAAGGCGGCGGTGAAGGTGCCGATCCTGGCCAACCTCACCGAGTTCGGTTCCACCCCGTTCTTCACAACCGACGAGTTGCGCTCGGCCAAC
This genomic interval carries:
- the prpB gene encoding methylisocitrate lyase; this encodes MSPLDSAGARFRAALDAEQPLQVIGAITAYAGLMAKRVGYKALYLSGGGVAANSLGMPDLGISTMEDVLIDARRIVDATGLPLLVDIDTGWGGAFNIARTIRSFERVGVAAVHMEDQVGQKRCGHRPGKEVVSKEEMVDRVKAAVDARTDPGFVIMARTDAAAVEGIDAAIERAVAYVEAGADMIFPEAMKTLDDYRKFKAAVKVPILANLTEFGSTPFFTTDELRSANVDIALYCCGAYRAMNKAALNFYETVRREGTQKNIIDTLQTRAELYDFLGYHAYERKLDELFAKKG